One Salmo trutta chromosome 24, fSalTru1.1, whole genome shotgun sequence genomic region harbors:
- the LOC115161513 gene encoding gamma-crystallin M3-like, whose product MSMGKIIFYEDRNFQGRSYETSSDCPELTSYLSRCNSCRVESGCFMVYDHSNFMGNQYFVRRGEYGDHQRMGMNDCIRSCRNIPMHRGNFRMRMYEKENFGGQMHELSDDCESMTDRFRMNDMQSCNVMDGHWLMYEQPHYRGRQMYMRPGEYRNMRDLSMHMGSNPMRFNSMRRIMDSCY is encoded by the exons ATGTCTATGGGAAAG ATCATCTTCTACGAGGACAGGAACTTCCAGGGTCGTTCCTATGAGACCTCCAGCGACTGCCCTGAGCTGACCTCCTACCTGAGCAGGTGCAACTCCTGCAGGGTTGAGAGCGGCTGCTTCATGGTCTATGATCATTCCAACTTCATGGGAAACCAGTACTTTGTGAGAAGGGGAGAGTATGGTGACCACCAGCGTATGGGCATGAACGATTGCATCAGGTCTTGCCGTAACATCCCCATG CACAGAGGAAACTTTAGGATGAGGATGTACGAGAAGGAGAACTTCGGAGGTCAGATGCACGAGCTGAGCGATGACTGTGAGTCCATGACCGATCGTTTCCGTATGAACGACATGCAGTCCTGCAACGTGATGGACGGCCACTGGCTGATGTACGAGCAGCCCCACTACAGAGGCAGGCAGATGTACATGAGGCCTGGAGAGTACAGGAACATGAGAGATTTGAGCATGCACATGGGCTCCAACCCCATGAGGTTCAACAGCATGAGGCGCATCATGGATTCTTGTTATTAA